The following coding sequences are from one Mycobacterium bourgelatii window:
- a CDS encoding class I SAM-dependent methyltransferase: MTSNDDPRADIVARQYERWSYPHPIADLKAWAAVNWEWFDPAYSHRILWPDREYKPDLDILIAGCGTNQAAIFAFTNPAAKVVAVDVSQASLDNQQHLKDKYALANLELHLLPIEELATLGRDFDLVVSTGVLHHMADPQAGMNALAKCVRREGVIAVMLYGRYGRIGVEMMESIFRDMEFQQDDASLDLVKAALRVTPAHHPIQNYLKKAMDLTSDAALVDTFLHGRQRSYSVEECIDLVTSAGLVFQGWFHKAPYYPHDFFVKDNKFYAAVNALPDIKIWSVMERMEPLNASHLFLACRPDRPKEQYTIDFSTAACLDYVPLMRTRCGVSGTEMFWPGFRMKPAPLQLAFLQHVDGRRTIREIAELVAGSGQPVQGMVSDFEEFGRKLFQSLWRLDFVAMALNANGHT, from the coding sequence CTGACCTCGAACGACGATCCCCGCGCCGATATTGTCGCCCGTCAGTACGAGCGGTGGAGCTATCCGCACCCCATCGCAGACCTGAAAGCGTGGGCGGCGGTCAACTGGGAATGGTTTGACCCCGCCTACTCCCACCGCATTTTATGGCCGGACCGCGAATACAAACCCGATCTCGATATTCTGATCGCGGGTTGTGGCACAAATCAGGCGGCGATTTTCGCATTCACAAACCCTGCGGCCAAAGTCGTGGCGGTCGATGTCAGCCAGGCGTCACTGGACAACCAGCAGCATCTGAAGGACAAGTACGCGCTGGCGAATTTGGAGTTGCATCTGCTTCCGATCGAAGAGTTGGCCACCCTCGGCCGCGACTTCGATCTCGTCGTGTCCACGGGCGTGTTGCATCACATGGCCGACCCGCAGGCCGGCATGAACGCGTTGGCCAAATGCGTACGGCGAGAAGGCGTTATAGCGGTGATGCTCTACGGCCGGTACGGCCGCATCGGGGTCGAGATGATGGAATCGATCTTCCGCGACATGGAGTTTCAGCAGGATGACGCATCGCTAGATCTCGTCAAAGCGGCCCTTCGGGTGACGCCGGCGCATCACCCCATCCAGAACTACCTGAAAAAGGCGATGGATTTGACTTCCGACGCCGCCCTGGTCGATACCTTTCTGCATGGTCGACAGCGCAGCTATTCCGTGGAAGAGTGCATTGATCTCGTCACCTCCGCCGGACTGGTGTTCCAGGGATGGTTCCACAAGGCTCCGTACTACCCCCACGATTTCTTTGTCAAAGACAACAAGTTTTATGCCGCGGTAAATGCGTTGCCAGACATCAAGATCTGGTCCGTGATGGAACGGATGGAGCCATTGAACGCCTCCCATTTGTTCCTGGCGTGCCGTCCCGACCGGCCGAAGGAGCAGTACACCATCGACTTTTCGACGGCTGCCTGCCTCGACTACGTCCCGCTGATGCGTACTCGTTGTGGAGTATCCGGGACCGAGATGTTCTGGCCCGGCTTCCGCATGAAACCCGCTCCGCTTCAGTTGGCTTTTCTGCAGCACGTCGACGGGCGCCGCACGATCCGAGAGATCGCTGAGCTCGTGGCGGGTAGCGGTCAGCCGGTGCAGGGCATGGTGTCAGACTTCGAGGAGTTCGGCCGCAAGCTATTCCAATCGCTCTGGCGTCTCGACTTCGTCGCGATGGCCCTCAACGCAAATGGTCACACCTAG
- a CDS encoding acyl-CoA dehydrogenase family protein, which translates to MNSMTRPLFNDDHEQFRATVARFIATEVAPHYEQWEHDGRIDRSMFAAAGAHGMLLFETPERFGGAGVDDFRFNTILNEEFARSGYASAGLGLVLQNDVVAPYLTDLTTEEQKERWLPGVTSGELVVAIAMTEPGAGSDLSGISTRAVRDGDHYVIDGSKTFISNGQNCDLVVVAARTGEDRHRGLSLFVVEAGAPGFEKGRNLDKLGLHGQDTSELSFTGARVPAANLLGEEGAGFYQLMHNLPQERLSLAVTAVAAAEGVLATTLEYVKQRTAFGKPVGSFQHNRFLLAELSTEVEIARVFIDHCVELHTRKELSAATAAKAKWWTTELQVRVADRCLQLHGGYGYMREYPVCRAFADARIQTIYGGTTEIMKEIIGKDLGL; encoded by the coding sequence ATGAACAGCATGACCCGGCCGCTGTTCAATGACGACCACGAGCAATTTCGGGCTACCGTCGCCCGTTTCATAGCCACCGAGGTGGCTCCCCACTACGAGCAGTGGGAACACGACGGGCGCATCGACCGCTCGATGTTCGCCGCTGCCGGCGCACACGGCATGTTGCTGTTCGAGACTCCGGAGCGGTTCGGCGGTGCCGGTGTGGATGACTTCCGGTTCAACACCATCCTCAACGAGGAGTTCGCCAGGTCCGGCTATGCCTCGGCCGGGTTGGGCTTGGTGCTGCAGAACGACGTGGTGGCCCCATACCTGACCGATCTGACCACCGAGGAGCAGAAGGAGCGCTGGCTTCCCGGAGTGACCAGCGGCGAACTGGTCGTCGCCATCGCCATGACCGAGCCCGGGGCTGGCAGCGATCTGTCGGGCATCAGCACCCGCGCGGTCCGCGACGGCGACCATTACGTGATCGACGGCTCCAAGACGTTCATCTCGAATGGTCAGAACTGCGATCTCGTCGTGGTGGCGGCCCGCACCGGCGAGGACCGGCACCGGGGCCTCTCGCTCTTCGTCGTCGAGGCCGGCGCCCCCGGTTTCGAAAAGGGGCGCAACCTCGACAAGCTCGGACTGCATGGACAGGACACCAGCGAGCTGAGCTTCACCGGTGCCCGCGTTCCAGCCGCCAACCTGCTCGGCGAAGAAGGTGCCGGCTTCTACCAGCTGATGCACAACCTGCCCCAGGAACGGTTGTCGCTCGCCGTCACGGCCGTCGCCGCCGCCGAGGGAGTGCTCGCCACCACCCTGGAATACGTCAAGCAGCGCACCGCCTTCGGCAAGCCCGTCGGCTCCTTCCAACACAACCGGTTCCTGCTGGCCGAACTGTCCACCGAAGTGGAGATCGCCCGGGTGTTCATCGACCACTGCGTGGAACTGCACACGCGCAAAGAGCTCAGCGCCGCCACTGCCGCCAAGGCGAAGTGGTGGACCACCGAACTGCAGGTCCGCGTCGCCGACCGCTGCCTGCAGCTGCATGGCGGCTACGGCTACATGCGCGAGTACCCCGTGTGCCGGGCCTTCGCCGACGCCCGTATCCAGACCATCTATGGCGGTACCACCGAGATCATGAAAGAGATCATCGGCAAAGACCTTGGGTTGTAA
- a CDS encoding PPE family protein, SVP subgroup: MSFLQILPEELTAAATQLGALGTTFTAQNAAAAAPTTAIAPAAADLVSTLQASLFAAYGTLYQQISAEAAAIHDQFVNTLGISAGTYEATEEINQAAAISPFDGFAADAGALTQAFGDVFPDEFSGGIANILNIGAGNWASATSVLVGLAGGGLLPAEEAAAADAAIGGDLALGELGAAAAAAEGGAVAAGIGTAGAVGALSVPPAWAGATLVSSTTPAALTGAGFTAAPAAGSPGMLFPGGLANAARNSAGFGAPRYGVKPIVMPKLATV, translated from the coding sequence ATGTCATTCCTGCAGATATTGCCCGAAGAGCTGACCGCTGCGGCCACACAGCTGGGTGCTCTTGGCACAACGTTCACCGCTCAGAACGCGGCCGCCGCGGCCCCCACCACCGCGATCGCTCCGGCCGCCGCTGACCTGGTGTCGACGTTGCAGGCCTCGCTGTTCGCCGCGTACGGGACTCTCTACCAGCAAATCAGCGCCGAAGCCGCCGCAATCCACGACCAATTCGTGAACACGCTGGGGATCAGCGCCGGTACCTACGAGGCCACGGAAGAGATCAACCAGGCCGCGGCCATTTCGCCGTTCGACGGGTTCGCCGCCGACGCGGGGGCACTTACCCAGGCGTTTGGTGACGTCTTCCCGGACGAGTTCTCCGGCGGTATCGCCAACATCCTCAACATCGGCGCCGGCAACTGGGCCTCTGCCACATCCGTGCTGGTCGGCCTTGCCGGCGGTGGTCTGCTTCCCGCCGAAGAGGCGGCGGCGGCCGATGCCGCTATCGGCGGCGATTTGGCTTTGGGTGAACTGGGAGCGGCAGCCGCCGCAGCCGAAGGTGGCGCAGTCGCGGCCGGGATCGGTACGGCCGGCGCGGTTGGCGCACTCTCGGTGCCGCCCGCTTGGGCAGGCGCGACCCTGGTCTCGAGCACGACTCCCGCGGCACTCACCGGTGCCGGATTCACCGCCGCCCCGGCGGCGGGCTCGCCCGGGATGCTCTTCCCCGGTGGTCTGGCCAACGCGGCGCGCAACAGCGCCGGCTTCGGTGCGCCGCGCTACGGCGTCAAGCCAATCGTCATGCCGAAGCTCGCCACGGTCTAA
- a CDS encoding PPE family protein — protein MDFAALPPEVNSALMYSGAGAGPLLAAASAWSGLAAELTSTATGFESVVTELTGELWLGPASLSAAAAAQPYIAWLTYTAGAAEQASVQAMASAAAYEAAFAATVPPPVIAANRAQLAALVATNFLGINTPAILATEALYMEMWAQDALAMYTYAAAAGVASALAPLEPPTPNTNPAGPVAQAAAVGAAASVSPATQSVVDLITQLPTAISQLAAPVTSALDAAGVMDILPVIDEVLGEAFIANIINSAINTTAWWVMSAIPTAIFLANTLAGSTPVVAEEIAEGAGIAAGAAAAGLAGDVEAAGVGAALGEASLVGSLSVPASWANAAPVAANAGTALAGSGWTVPEEAAAQGGVMAGMPGMAAAAKGAGVGSAPRYGFKPIVMPKQVVV, from the coding sequence ATGGATTTCGCCGCTTTGCCGCCAGAAGTCAACTCCGCGCTCATGTACTCCGGCGCGGGTGCCGGCCCGCTGCTCGCAGCCGCGTCGGCATGGAGTGGCCTGGCCGCCGAATTGACCTCCACCGCAACCGGTTTCGAGTCTGTGGTCACCGAGCTCACCGGTGAGCTGTGGCTTGGTCCGGCGTCGCTTTCCGCGGCTGCCGCCGCCCAGCCCTACATCGCCTGGCTGACCTACACCGCTGGAGCGGCGGAGCAGGCGAGCGTACAGGCCATGGCATCCGCGGCCGCCTACGAGGCAGCGTTCGCCGCCACCGTTCCCCCGCCAGTCATCGCGGCCAACCGGGCCCAACTGGCGGCACTGGTCGCGACCAATTTCCTGGGCATCAACACACCCGCGATTCTGGCTACCGAGGCCCTCTACATGGAGATGTGGGCCCAGGACGCCCTAGCGATGTACACCTACGCGGCCGCGGCCGGCGTCGCCAGTGCATTGGCACCGCTGGAGCCCCCTACGCCGAACACCAACCCTGCCGGCCCCGTAGCCCAGGCCGCCGCCGTCGGCGCCGCCGCCTCGGTGTCACCCGCGACGCAATCGGTTGTCGACCTGATCACCCAGTTGCCGACGGCAATTTCGCAACTGGCTGCACCGGTCACTTCGGCTCTCGACGCGGCGGGCGTGATGGACATCCTTCCGGTCATTGACGAAGTGTTGGGCGAGGCGTTCATCGCCAACATCATCAACAGCGCCATCAACACCACGGCATGGTGGGTCATGTCCGCTATCCCCACGGCGATCTTCCTGGCGAACACCCTCGCCGGCAGCACGCCGGTGGTGGCGGAGGAGATCGCCGAGGGTGCGGGCATTGCTGCCGGGGCAGCCGCGGCGGGCCTGGCCGGCGATGTGGAAGCAGCGGGCGTCGGCGCCGCCCTGGGCGAGGCGTCCCTGGTCGGAAGCCTTTCGGTGCCGGCCAGCTGGGCAAATGCCGCCCCCGTCGCCGCGAACGCCGGTACGGCGTTGGCGGGCAGCGGCTGGACGGTTCCCGAGGAAGCCGCGGCGCAGGGTGGTGTCATGGCCGGGATGCCGGGCATGGCTGCCGCCGCCAAGGGTGCCGGCGTCGGTTCGGCACCGCGGTACGGCTTCAAGCCGATCGTTATGCCCAAGCAGGTCGTTGTCTAA
- a CDS encoding WXG100 family type VII secretion target, with amino-acid sequence MTTRFMTDPHAMRDMAGRFETHAQIVEDEARRMWASAQNISGAGWSGLASATSLDTMGQMNTAFRNIVNMLHGVRDGLIRDANHYEQQEHASQQILSS; translated from the coding sequence ATGACCACGCGTTTCATGACCGACCCGCACGCTATGCGGGACATGGCGGGCCGTTTCGAGACTCACGCCCAGATCGTCGAGGACGAGGCCCGTCGCATGTGGGCGTCCGCGCAGAACATCTCGGGTGCTGGCTGGAGTGGTCTGGCCTCGGCTACCTCGTTGGACACCATGGGCCAGATGAACACCGCGTTCCGCAACATCGTGAACATGCTCCACGGCGTGCGTGACGGCCTGATCCGTGACGCCAACCACTACGAGCAGCAAGAGCACGCCTCGCAGCAGATCCTCAGCAGCTAA
- a CDS encoding WXG100 family type VII secretion target codes for MTINYQFGDVDAHGALIRAQAASLEAEHQAIVRDVLAAGDFWGGAGSVACQEFITQLGRNFQVIYEQANQHGQKVQAAGQNMAQTDSAVGSSWA; via the coding sequence ATGACCATCAATTACCAGTTCGGCGACGTCGACGCCCACGGTGCCCTGATCCGGGCCCAGGCTGCCTCGTTGGAAGCAGAGCACCAGGCCATCGTTCGCGATGTGCTGGCCGCTGGCGACTTCTGGGGTGGCGCCGGTTCGGTGGCTTGCCAGGAGTTCATCACCCAGTTGGGTCGCAACTTCCAGGTGATCTACGAGCAGGCCAACCAGCACGGCCAGAAGGTTCAGGCCGCCGGCCAGAACATGGCGCAGACCGACAGCGCCGTGGGCTCCAGCTGGGCCTGA
- a CDS encoding response regulator transcription factor: MTAMSGYARSQRPRQAILGQLPRINRADGSPIRVLLVDDEPALTNLVKMALHYEGWDVEIAHNGREAISKFERISPDVLVLDIMLPDVDGLQILQRVRESDSYTPTLFLTARDSVMDRVTGLTAGADDYMTKPFSLEELVARLRGLLRRSNHLAPPADESLKVGDLKLDAASREVTRGGTPIPLSSTEFELLRFLMRNPRRALSRTEILDRVWNYDFAGRTSIVDLYISYLRKKIDADREPMIHTVRGIGYMLRPPE; this comes from the coding sequence ATGACCGCCATGTCTGGATATGCGCGCAGTCAGCGTCCCCGCCAAGCCATTCTGGGCCAGTTGCCCCGGATCAACCGTGCTGACGGTTCACCTATCCGGGTGTTGCTGGTTGACGACGAACCGGCCCTGACCAACCTGGTCAAGATGGCCCTGCACTACGAGGGTTGGGACGTCGAGATCGCCCACAACGGGCGGGAAGCGATCAGCAAGTTCGAGCGGATCTCCCCCGACGTGCTGGTCCTCGACATCATGCTGCCCGACGTGGACGGGCTGCAGATCCTGCAACGTGTCCGCGAGTCCGACTCGTACACACCCACGTTGTTCCTCACCGCGCGCGACTCGGTGATGGACCGGGTCACCGGCCTGACCGCGGGCGCCGACGACTACATGACCAAGCCGTTCAGCCTCGAAGAACTGGTCGCTCGGCTGCGCGGACTGCTGCGCCGGTCGAACCACCTGGCCCCGCCCGCCGACGAATCCCTCAAGGTCGGCGACCTCAAGCTCGACGCGGCCAGCAGGGAGGTCACCCGTGGCGGTACACCGATTCCGCTGTCCTCGACCGAGTTCGAACTGCTTCGGTTCCTCATGCGCAATCCGCGGCGTGCACTGAGCCGCACCGAGATCCTCGACCGGGTTTGGAACTACGATTTCGCCGGCCGCACCAGCATCGTCGACCTGTACATTTCTTACTTAAGGAAGAAAATCGACGCCGACAGGGAGCCGATGATCCACACGGTGCGCGGGATTGGGTACATGCTCCGACCCCCGGAATGA
- a CDS encoding sensor histidine kinase, which produces MTGHRNTPRWLPRSLRQQLLLGVLMVVTVVLGAVGVVSVLSLRGYVTAVDEAEVAESMHAFSHAYARYRNGEHTSIHTGTPPISQALLEFTGQTPGNLIAVIRDGKVIASAVFSEDEPRPAPPDVIQAIESMTWNDRPSRVERLGSLGSYQVDSRVAGSDRLVVGVSMAVTDQIIARKNLTTTVLVVAALVITAALTIWVVGYALRPLRRVAATAAEVAAMPLAGDDHRISVRVRPEDTDPDNEVGIVGHTLNRLLDNVDSALQHRVDSDLRMRQFITDASHELRTPLAAIQGYAELTRQDSSDLPPTTEYALARIESEARRMASLVDELLLLSRLGEGEDLQTEDLDFNDLVLNAVNDAAVAAPTHKWVKKLPDEPVWVNGDHARLHQLVSNLLTNAWVHTPPDVTVTTGITCHTDGSGGSYAELTVANDGPDIDPEVLPRLFERFVRADKARSNGAGHGLGLAIVSSIVKAHGGTVSAESANGRTVFRVQLPMIRQPALDVH; this is translated from the coding sequence ATGACGGGGCACCGAAATACGCCCCGGTGGCTGCCCCGTTCGCTGCGCCAGCAGCTGCTCTTGGGCGTGCTCATGGTCGTCACCGTGGTGTTGGGGGCCGTCGGGGTCGTCTCCGTTCTGAGTCTGCGCGGCTATGTCACCGCAGTGGACGAAGCGGAGGTGGCCGAATCCATGCATGCGTTCAGCCACGCGTATGCCCGGTACCGCAACGGCGAGCACACGTCGATACACACCGGGACTCCACCCATCTCCCAGGCTCTGCTGGAGTTCACCGGCCAGACGCCCGGCAACCTCATAGCGGTGATCCGTGACGGCAAGGTGATCGCTTCGGCCGTCTTCTCCGAGGACGAACCGCGACCCGCGCCGCCCGATGTCATCCAAGCCATCGAGTCGATGACCTGGAATGACCGGCCATCTCGCGTTGAGAGGCTGGGCAGCTTGGGCTCCTACCAGGTCGACAGCCGGGTGGCCGGCTCTGACCGCCTGGTCGTTGGTGTGTCGATGGCCGTGACCGACCAGATCATTGCTCGTAAGAACCTCACCACGACGGTATTGGTGGTGGCCGCGCTGGTGATCACAGCCGCGCTGACCATTTGGGTGGTGGGCTATGCCCTGCGCCCGTTGCGACGAGTCGCTGCCACCGCCGCCGAAGTGGCCGCGATGCCGCTTGCGGGCGACGACCACCGGATCAGCGTGCGGGTGCGGCCGGAAGACACCGATCCGGACAACGAGGTCGGAATCGTCGGTCACACGTTGAATCGGTTGTTGGACAACGTCGATAGTGCGCTACAACACCGCGTCGACTCCGACTTGCGGATGCGGCAGTTCATCACCGATGCCAGTCACGAGCTGCGGACGCCGCTGGCGGCCATTCAGGGATATGCGGAACTGACCCGTCAGGACAGTTCGGACCTGCCACCGACCACCGAATATGCGCTGGCGCGCATCGAGTCGGAAGCGCGTCGGATGGCGTCGTTGGTCGACGAGTTGTTGCTGCTCTCACGCCTGGGTGAAGGTGAGGATCTGCAGACCGAAGACCTCGACTTCAACGACCTCGTCCTCAACGCGGTGAATGACGCCGCCGTCGCGGCGCCGACCCACAAGTGGGTAAAGAAGTTGCCCGACGAGCCGGTCTGGGTGAACGGGGATCACGCACGGTTGCACCAGCTCGTCAGTAACTTGCTGACCAACGCCTGGGTGCACACACCGCCCGATGTCACCGTCACCACCGGAATCACGTGCCACACCGACGGTTCCGGCGGCTCCTATGCGGAGCTGACGGTTGCCAACGACGGGCCCGACATCGACCCCGAGGTCCTACCTCGCCTGTTCGAGCGGTTCGTCCGCGCTGACAAGGCGCGATCCAATGGCGCCGGCCACGGGTTGGGTCTGGCCATCGTTAGTTCGATCGTTAAAGCGCACGGGGGGACGGTGAGCGCCGAATCCGCCAACGGCCGCACCGTCTTTCGAGTCCAGCTGCCCATGATCAGGCAACCGGCTCTGGACGTCCACTAG
- a CDS encoding Ppx/GppA phosphatase family protein gives MAEKAKRLAGIDCGTNSLRLLIADVADGVLRDVHREMRIVRLGQGVDATGEFADAAIERTRAALSDYARLLRTHGVERVRMVATSAARDVANRDVFFAMTAEVLGAVIPGSVAEVITGAEEARLSFRGAVGELDSAEAPFVVVDLGGGSTEIVLGKSGDEVVASYSADIGCVRLTERCLHSDPPTSDEVAAARGVVREKLDAALQVVPVEEARTWVGLAGTMTTLSALAHEMPVYDSAAIHLSRVSGDRLTAVCEGLIGMTRAERAALGPMHEGRVDVIGGGAIVVEELARELRARAGIDELIVSEHDILDGIVLSLCD, from the coding sequence ATGGCTGAGAAGGCCAAGCGACTCGCCGGTATTGACTGCGGGACGAATTCGCTGCGGTTGCTTATTGCCGACGTCGCCGACGGCGTCCTGCGCGATGTGCACCGGGAAATGCGAATTGTGCGGCTGGGGCAGGGAGTTGATGCGACGGGCGAGTTCGCCGACGCCGCGATTGAACGAACCAGGGCTGCGCTGAGTGACTACGCGAGGTTGTTGCGGACGCACGGTGTTGAACGGGTGCGGATGGTCGCGACTTCCGCCGCACGCGATGTGGCCAATCGCGATGTTTTCTTTGCGATGACGGCAGAGGTGCTGGGCGCGGTGATTCCCGGCTCGGTGGCCGAAGTGATCACCGGCGCCGAGGAAGCGCGGTTGTCGTTTCGTGGTGCTGTGGGTGAATTGGACAGTGCCGAAGCTCCTTTCGTGGTTGTCGACTTGGGTGGCGGGTCCACGGAGATCGTGCTCGGCAAGTCGGGTGACGAGGTCGTGGCGAGCTACTCGGCCGATATCGGCTGTGTCCGGTTGACCGAGCGCTGTCTACACTCTGATCCGCCCACGTCGGATGAGGTGGCCGCGGCGCGGGGCGTGGTGCGTGAAAAGCTCGATGCCGCACTGCAAGTGGTGCCTGTCGAGGAGGCCCGGACCTGGGTGGGCTTGGCCGGGACGATGACTACCTTGTCTGCATTGGCACATGAGATGCCTGTGTATGACTCTGCCGCCATTCACCTTTCGCGGGTGTCGGGCGATAGGCTGACGGCGGTCTGCGAGGGATTGATCGGCATGACTCGGGCCGAACGTGCCGCCCTGGGGCCGATGCACGAGGGCCGGGTGGACGTAATCGGTGGCGGTGCAATCGTTGTCGAGGAGTTGGCTCGTGAACTGCGTGCCAGGGCGGGCATCGATGAGCTGATCGTCAGCGAGCACGACATCTTGGATGGCATCGTGCTGTCCCTTTGCGACTGA
- a CDS encoding DUF501 domain-containing protein → MVDPADLEAVAHQLGRAPRGVLSVAYRCPDGAPGVVKTAPRLPDGTPFPTLYYLTHPALTSAASRLETTGLMREMTERLGRDPELAAAYRRAHESYLAERDAIEPLGTGVSAGGMPDRVKCLHVLIAHSLAKGPGVNPLGDEAVALLAAEPSTAAMLTGEWRRDG, encoded by the coding sequence GTGGTTGATCCCGCCGACCTGGAGGCGGTGGCTCATCAGCTCGGCCGCGCGCCTCGCGGAGTGCTTTCCGTCGCTTACCGGTGCCCCGACGGCGCACCGGGAGTGGTGAAGACCGCACCGAGACTTCCTGACGGCACACCGTTTCCGACGTTGTACTACCTGACGCATCCGGCTCTGACGTCGGCGGCGAGCAGATTGGAGACCACCGGCCTCATGCGTGAGATGACCGAGCGCTTAGGGAGGGATCCCGAGTTGGCCGCCGCTTATCGGCGGGCGCACGAGTCGTACTTGGCGGAGCGGGATGCGATCGAGCCGCTGGGGACCGGGGTGTCGGCCGGTGGGATGCCCGATCGGGTCAAGTGCCTGCACGTGTTGATCGCGCATTCGCTGGCCAAGGGGCCCGGGGTGAACCCTCTTGGTGACGAGGCGGTGGCGCTCTTGGCCGCAGAACCTTCGACGGCCGCGATGCTGACGGGGGAGTGGCGCCGAGATGGCTGA
- a CDS encoding FtsB family cell division protein has translation MAPKSDPKRRGPASRPGKAGDSGRGRRFNKPSPAPRASRNGAQSVQEHVVEPIKRSISESLEQRSEQRLGFTARRAAVLAAVVCVLTLTIAGPVRTYFAQRTEMEQLAATEAALRSQIADLEQRKGQLSDPAYIAAQARERLGFVKPGDIPIQVQLPQVSPSRAPGAEEPAPTKNDPWYTALWHTIADTPHLPPAAVTPTPPAPEPGGPDLGPGETVPGGSVPANPTTPGG, from the coding sequence TTGGCGCCCAAGTCCGACCCGAAACGTCGCGGCCCGGCCTCGCGGCCGGGGAAGGCTGGCGACTCGGGTCGCGGCCGTCGCTTCAACAAACCCTCGCCGGCGCCCCGCGCGAGCCGCAATGGCGCCCAAAGCGTGCAGGAGCATGTCGTTGAACCGATCAAGCGGTCGATCAGCGAATCGCTGGAGCAGCGGTCGGAGCAGCGGCTGGGATTCACGGCCCGACGAGCGGCGGTGCTGGCCGCGGTGGTCTGCGTGCTCACGTTGACCATCGCCGGGCCGGTGCGCACATATTTCGCGCAGCGCACCGAGATGGAGCAACTGGCGGCCACCGAAGCCGCGCTGCGCAGCCAGATTGCCGATCTGGAGCAGCGCAAGGGCCAGTTGTCCGACCCGGCATACATTGCGGCGCAGGCTCGTGAGCGTCTGGGATTCGTCAAGCCTGGGGACATTCCGATTCAGGTTCAGCTACCGCAGGTTTCCCCGTCGCGGGCGCCAGGGGCGGAGGAGCCGGCACCGACCAAGAACGACCCCTGGTACACCGCCCTGTGGCACACCATTGCCGATACGCCGCACCTTCCTCCCGCCGCCGTTACGCCGACGCCCCCCGCGCCCGAGCCGGGTGGACCGGATTTGGGGCCGGGGGAAACGGTGCCGGGCGGATCGGTGCCCGCCAACCCGACGACGCCCGGTGGTTGA